One Dunckerocampus dactyliophorus isolate RoL2022-P2 chromosome 18, RoL_Ddac_1.1, whole genome shotgun sequence genomic region harbors:
- the atf7ip2 gene encoding activating transcription factor 7-interacting protein 2 — protein MKRLLPESDESGNWKKKLKFSQSELQAMIEQEVQKAVRVRNSRLQFLTETIQLLQHDIHYESTIRKLEARIDTITKRAKAALAAMKSEKQSASFVDGEVINLDSDEESMPEEIKHNKTKKNCLIEIMETTKSSLQRMHAENQAIMSAMADLSKSTPVSEMKQMKAQPISHSKSNSVQHTSSHQDEPPYPPLPLNPFPSVLNMEAASYNIPGKMTVHLALIKQPASLSVMWNGDEKDTSLPPMESYSILLTMEKVKGSRVFPAWRTLGTVLAKPLPMCVSITKYNPGHKLCVAVVGKDIYGRYGPYSDVVSAVIPE, from the exons atGAAGCGGTTGCTCCCCGAGTCTGATGAGTCTGggaactggaaaaaaaagttgaaattctcACAATCCGAA CTGCAGGCAATGATCGAGCAGGAAGTGCAAAAGGCAGTAAGAGTGCGGAACTCCAGGCTTCAGTTTTTAACAGAAACCATTCAACTACTTCAACATGACATCCATTATGAGAGCACCATCCGAAAACTTGAG GCACGTATTGACACTATTACAAAGAGAGCAAAAGCAGCACTTGCCGCCATGAAGTCAGAGAAACAG AGTGCTTCTTTTGTCGATGGGGAAGTTATCAA CTTAGACTCTGACGAGGAGAGCATGCCAGAGG AAATAAAGCACAACAAAACCAAGAAGAACTGTCTCATAGAAATCATG gAAACCACCAAATCGTCTTTACAGAGGATGCACGCAGAAAATcaag CTATAATGAGCGCCATGGCAGACTTAAGTAAGAGTACTCCCGTGAGTGAG ATGAAGCAAATGAAAGCACAACCTATTTCGCATTCCAAGAGCAACAGCGTCCAACACACATCCTCACACCAG GACGAGCCTCCGTATCCTCCCCTGCCTTTGAACCCTTTCCCCTCCGTCCTGAACATGGAGGCTGCGTCCTACAACATCCCCGGAAAAATGACTGTCCACTTGGCTCTCATCAAGCAGCCTGCCAGCCTGTCGGTGATGTGGAATGGAGACGAGAAGGACACCTCTCTGCCACCAATGGAAAGCTACAG TATCCTGCTAACAATGGAAAAGGTCAAGGGAAGTAGGGTCTTCCCAGCTTGGAGAACGTTGGGGACGGTGCTTGCTAAACCTCTGCCGATGTGCGTGTCCATCACCAAATACAATCCAGGGCACAAGCTGTGTGTTGCTGTGGTGGGCAAAGACATTTATGGCCGCTATGGACCCTACAGTGATGTGGTGTCTGCAGTCATACCCGAGTAG